From a region of the Gossypium raimondii isolate GPD5lz chromosome 10, ASM2569854v1, whole genome shotgun sequence genome:
- the LOC105778472 gene encoding uncharacterized protein LOC105778472 yields MFQMSKLYHNFHHTKNSVFSFVLLLPLFLLLLLACNGFSVFYINLSVPAKTSQEPANLLPEILPGDKPVKKLSSSSVMYAVKEENPSLNLKTHLSLLQKPNISMVSKPEKQPHRFSPQTLKALQLRTTKRTKGFTFSTKLRAFFQNSNCKLRFFMTWISSLHSLSHRELLVIESVFKSNPKACLVIVSTSLDSPKGNAVLKPFLNMGFNLITVSPDFDSIFKHTYAETWFNRLKTGNINPGEVSLGQNLSNLLRLVLLYKYGGVYIDTDVIVLKSFNNLSNVIGAQSMNIETKTWSRLNNAVLVFDKHHPLLYKFIQEFALTFDGNKWGHNGPYLVSRVVGRVTNRPGFNFTVLPPPAFYPVDWSRIRSLFREPNNGIQSDWLRRKLEQIRRQSYAVHLWNRQSKDVRVEEGSIVHHIISDCCIFCNISTSSL; encoded by the coding sequence atgtTTCAAATGTCTAAACTTTACCATAATTTCCATCATACCAAAAATTCAGTCTTTAGCTTTGTGCTTTTATTAccacttttccttcttcttcttttagcTTGTAATGGCTTCTCTGTTTTCTACATTAACCTCTCTGTTCCCGCCAAAACTTCACAGGAGCCCGCCAATTTGTTACCGGAGATCCTTCCCGGTGACAAACCGGTGAAAAAGTTATCATCTTCCTCAGTTATGTATGCAGTGAAAGAAGAGAACCCAtctttaaacttaaaaacccatttatctcttttacaaaAACCCAACATTTCAATGGTTTCAAAGCCAGAAAAACAACCTCATCGTTTTAGTCCTCAAACATTGAAGGCTTTGCAATTAAGGACAACAAAAAGAACAAAGGGTTTCACTTTCTCCACCAAATTAAGGGCttttttccaaaattcaaaCTGTAAGCTTCGTTTTTTCATGACATGGATTTCATCATTACACTCATTGAGTCATAGAGAATTACTTGTCATTGAAAGTGTGTTCAAATCAAACCCCAAAGCTTGTCTTGTCATTGTATCCACTTCATTAGATTCCCCAAAAGGAAATGCTgttttaaaaccatttttaaacatGGGGTTTAATTTAATCACTGTAAGTCCTGATTTTGATTCTATATTCAAGCACACATATGCAGAAACATGGTTTAATCGATTAAAGACAGGCAATATCAATCCAGGTGAGGTTTCTTTAGGACAAAACCTGTCTAATCTACTCCGATTGGTCTTGTTATACAAATACGGCGGCGTTTATATCGACACAGatgttattgttttaaaaagttTCAACAATTTGAGCAATGTCATCGGTGCACAGTCCATGAACATTGAGACCAAAACATGGAGTAGATTAAACAACGCTGTGTTGGTTTTTGATAAACATCATCCATTGTTGTACAAATTCATACAAGAATTTGCACTTACTTTTGATGGTAATAAATGGGGTCACAATGGTCCTTATTTAGTTTCAAGGGTAGTTGGTAGAGTTACCAATAGGCCTGGATTTAACTTCACCGTGTTGCCACCGCCGGCTTTTTATCCGGTCGATTGGAGTCGGATCCGAAGCTTATTCCGAGAGCCTAATAATGGGATTCAATCGGATTGGTTACGTCGTAAACTCGAGCAAATCCGAAGACAAAGCTATGCTGTTCATCTTTGGAACAGGCAAAGCAAGGATGTTAGAGTTGAAGAAGGTAGCATTGTTCATCATATTATATCAGATTGTTGTATTTTTTGCAATATTTCAACATCAAGTTTGTAA